From Candidatus Omnitrophota bacterium, a single genomic window includes:
- a CDS encoding response regulator: MPIDKKQVFIVDDDEAVCRSLKCLLMTYGFTVSTFLSAEEFFVAVPNSMNGCLILDIHMQGLDGWGTMKRLIKSGSKRPVIMVSADKKDGLRDTALKAGAIGFLQKPFDAQALVDLINQTPCVVPGY; the protein is encoded by the coding sequence ATGCCCATAGACAAAAAACAAGTTTTTATTGTGGATGACGATGAGGCAGTATGCCGTTCGCTTAAATGCTTGTTAATGACTTATGGATTTACGGTAAGCACGTTCCTTTCAGCAGAGGAATTTTTTGTCGCTGTTCCGAATAGTATGAACGGTTGTCTGATTTTGGACATTCACATGCAGGGATTGGACGGGTGGGGAACAATGAAGCGGCTTATTAAATCCGGATCTAAACGCCCAGTCATTATGGTTTCTGCTGATAAAAAAGATGGACTCAGGGATACTGCTTTAAAGGCAGGGGCGATAGGTTTTCTACAAAAACCGTTTGATGCTCAGGCGTTGGTTGATTTGATTAACCAGACGCCTTGCGTTGTTCCGGGGTACTGA
- a CDS encoding ATP-binding protein: MKEPKNLLKENTDLKSRLAEAEELLAAIKSGAVDALVTNDEKIFILKGADHAYRVFVENMNEGAGALTPNGIVMYCNNSLAKALGVPIERIIGGSIFDFVGTDDISRLKSILRKSKDQTTRDEIHLKKDNKKLYPVAVSCSPMKLEDEGICMVVTDLTERKNAELKIAKQREEILHATRVGKLAEFTASLAHEISQPLTATLSYAQAVQRMFKGREPELQEILRHIIHDNHRAVAIVQQLRDILKKNEPKMKPLDINALVKATVDLVITDATLRKDVLKVELESNLPFVYGDQIQMQQVLMNLISNSFDALKSRRGARSVLIRTSRKDADTIVVEVIDSGCGISKENIPKLFSSFFTSKPDGLGMGLCISRSIVEAHGGRIEMKNNSDRGITFYFTIPVMQPK, encoded by the coding sequence ATGAAAGAGCCAAAGAATCTTCTAAAGGAAAATACGGATTTGAAGTCGCGACTCGCTGAAGCCGAAGAGTTATTGGCCGCGATCAAGAGCGGAGCTGTGGATGCGCTTGTTACCAATGATGAAAAGATCTTTATTCTAAAAGGGGCGGATCATGCTTATCGTGTTTTTGTTGAAAACATGAATGAGGGGGCGGGTGCTCTCACGCCTAACGGGATAGTGATGTATTGCAACAACTCGCTGGCGAAGGCGCTTGGCGTTCCAATAGAAAGGATTATTGGCGGATCTATCTTTGATTTTGTCGGGACGGATGATATTTCAAGACTTAAGTCGATTTTGCGCAAAAGTAAAGATCAAACCACCCGGGATGAAATTCATCTTAAGAAAGATAACAAAAAGCTCTATCCGGTGGCGGTGTCATGCAGTCCTATGAAACTTGAGGATGAAGGCATATGCATGGTAGTAACAGACTTAACTGAACGAAAAAACGCAGAACTTAAGATTGCCAAACAACGCGAGGAGATTTTGCACGCCACCCGGGTTGGCAAGCTTGCGGAGTTTACCGCGTCATTGGCGCATGAGATCAGCCAACCTTTAACGGCCACTCTCTCTTATGCTCAAGCTGTCCAGCGCATGTTTAAAGGAAGAGAACCTGAGCTTCAAGAAATTTTGCGGCACATCATTCATGATAATCATCGGGCGGTAGCGATCGTCCAACAGTTGCGTGACATTTTAAAGAAGAATGAGCCTAAAATGAAGCCGCTCGATATCAACGCCCTTGTTAAGGCGACTGTTGATCTTGTTATTACGGACGCCACTTTAAGGAAGGATGTCTTAAAAGTCGAACTCGAGAGTAATCTTCCATTTGTTTACGGCGATCAGATACAGATGCAACAGGTTCTCATGAATCTTATCAGTAACAGTTTTGATGCCCTTAAGAGTCGGCGAGGTGCCCGTTCGGTATTGATTCGCACATCGCGAAAAGATGCCGATACGATTGTTGTGGAGGTGATTGACTCCGGGTGCGGGATTTCTAAAGAAAACATACCCAAGCTTTTTTCTTCTTTCTTTACCAGCAAGCCGGATGGGTTGGGAATGGGGCTGTGTATCAGCCGTTCCATTGTTGAGGCGCATGGCGGGCGAATAGAGATGAAAAATAATTCTGATCGCGGCATAACTTTTTATTTCACCATTCCCGTGATGCAACCAAAGTAG
- a CDS encoding circadian clock KaiB family protein, whose protein sequence is MVKVKRVPKTPKSNKYVLHLYVAGLSPRSQKAIKNIRKICDEHLPGQCQLTIKDIYQNPILAKNGQILAAPTLIKELPLPLRRFVGDMSDTNKLLVGLDLRFIDKPGIATVAR, encoded by the coding sequence ATGGTCAAAGTAAAAAGAGTACCTAAAACACCCAAATCCAATAAATATGTCCTTCACCTTTATGTGGCAGGATTATCTCCGCGATCTCAAAAAGCGATTAAGAATATACGGAAGATATGCGATGAACACTTGCCGGGCCAGTGCCAGCTAACGATCAAAGATATTTATCAGAATCCTATTCTGGCCAAGAACGGTCAGATACTAGCGGCACCAACGCTTATCAAAGAATTGCCTTTACCATTGCGCAGATTCGTGGGGGACATGTCGGATACCAATAAATTACTTGTTGGTCTGGATTTACGATTCATTGATAAACCGGGGATTGCTACTGTTGCAAGATAA
- a CDS encoding circadian clock KaiB family protein, whose protein sequence is MKKIPYELKLYVAGATPKSLEAFANLKMICNEHLKGQYSIKVIDLLKNPKLAKGDQIVAIPTLVRRLPEPIKKIVGDLSNKQRVLVGLDIVKKG, encoded by the coding sequence ATGAAAAAGATACCTTACGAACTTAAATTATATGTTGCGGGAGCAACACCTAAATCATTAGAGGCATTCGCTAACCTTAAGATGATCTGCAATGAACATCTGAAAGGGCAATACTCTATCAAAGTGATAGACCTTCTTAAAAATCCCAAGCTTGCCAAAGGCGACCAGATAGTGGCCATTCCGACGCTCGTGAGAAGATTGCCTGAGCCTATAAAGAAAATTGTTGGCGATCTTTCAAACAAACAGAGAGTTTTGGTGGGGCTGGATATAGTCAAGAAAGGATGA